From a single Candidatus Cetobacterium colombiensis genomic region:
- a CDS encoding DHA2 family efflux MFS transporter permease subunit: MNASVIFATIALAIGSFMNVLDMTIVNVSLSHIAGDFAVAPDQGTWVITSYAVAEAIFLPLIGWLTKRLGIIKQYLGATLLFTLASMLCGISPSYEFLLAMRVLQGVVGASMIPLSQTLMLQLYPKEKKGIALGIWSMTIVIAPVVGPVLGGWVTDAASWRWCFYINLPFGIISSLIVYYIFRKDISKEKSIKEPVDIIGFILLAVGVGSLQLMLDKGNDLDWFSNSTIILLSISAFIFLVLLVIWEWYHESPVVNVRLFLDRNFCVGSFSLMFSVLAYFSGVVAIPLWLQNYMGYTAYISGKSTCTLGIAILMVAPILGKKIDFLDSRKVAAFGFFILGVSTFLTSNYSPQVTPEYIGLTRFFNGFGVGIFFISLNTLTLSNISNENLASASGIYNFMRNIGSSLGTSLVIPAWKHTMAFHNTMMASGITTANPNITETMSSSPQALSMITQQVIVQSSIMGINDVLIGGGVISLLLIPFLFFAKSTKPTVLDSE; encoded by the coding sequence ATGAATGCATCTGTTATTTTTGCCACAATTGCTTTGGCTATTGGTTCATTTATGAATGTCCTTGATATGACTATTGTAAACGTTTCTTTAAGTCACATTGCAGGAGATTTCGCAGTAGCTCCAGATCAAGGAACCTGGGTTATTACTTCTTACGCTGTTGCCGAAGCTATTTTTCTACCACTAATTGGTTGGTTAACAAAACGTTTAGGTATTATTAAACAATATCTTGGTGCTACATTACTTTTTACTTTAGCAAGTATGCTTTGTGGTATTAGTCCATCTTATGAATTTCTTTTAGCTATGAGAGTTTTACAAGGAGTTGTTGGTGCTAGTATGATTCCTCTATCACAAACACTTATGTTACAGCTTTACCCTAAAGAAAAAAAAGGTATTGCTCTTGGAATTTGGTCTATGACAATTGTTATTGCTCCAGTTGTGGGACCTGTTTTAGGAGGATGGGTTACAGATGCTGCTTCTTGGAGATGGTGTTTTTATATAAATCTTCCCTTTGGAATAATTTCTAGTTTAATTGTTTACTATATTTTTAGAAAAGATATTTCTAAGGAAAAAAGTATAAAAGAACCTGTTGATATTATAGGATTTATTTTATTAGCAGTAGGAGTAGGATCTTTACAGCTTATGTTGGATAAAGGAAATGATTTAGATTGGTTTTCTAATAGTACTATAATTCTTTTAAGTATTTCTGCTTTTATTTTTCTTGTACTGCTAGTCATTTGGGAATGGTATCATGAATCTCCTGTAGTTAATGTTCGATTATTTTTAGATAGAAATTTTTGTGTAGGATCTTTTTCTTTAATGTTTTCAGTTTTAGCTTATTTTAGCGGTGTCGTCGCCATTCCTCTTTGGTTACAAAACTATATGGGATATACGGCATATATTAGTGGTAAATCAACATGCACTTTGGGTATCGCAATTTTAATGGTTGCACCTATACTGGGAAAAAAAATAGATTTTTTAGATTCTAGAAAAGTTGCTGCTTTTGGATTTTTTATACTTGGAGTTTCTACTTTTTTAACTTCGAATTATTCTCCTCAAGTAACTCCTGAGTATATTGGGTTAACTAGATTTTTTAATGGATTTGGAGTTGGAATATTTTTTATTTCATTAAACACCTTAACATTATCAAATATTAGCAATGAAAATTTAGCTAGTGCTTCTGGTATATATAATTTTATGAGAAATATTGGAAGTAGTTTAGGAACATCTTTAGTTATTCCTGCATGGAAACATACAATGGCTTTTCATAATACTATGATGGCTTCTGGAATAACTACTGCTAATCCAAATATAACAGAAACGATGAGTAGTTCTCCTCAAGCATTGTCTATGATTACTCAACAGGTTATTGTTCAATCTTCTATAATGGGAATTAATGACGTTTTAATTGGAGGCGGAGTTATTTCTCTATTATTAATTCCATTTCTTTTCTTTGCAAAATCTACTAAACCCACGGTTTTAGATAGTGAATAA
- a CDS encoding S24 family peptidase: MKTKFGIYLETLMSKNSYTLEYIAKQTDSSLSVVGHYRKGIRIPKDDFVERFIQKFIKTEKEADKIRYIVAYDRTPDLIKKKLNEKILRDEIQEIKTAEIISLPIMGKAAAGLGHINFEDNIKMEILTSIPTAKVPKEAFMIEVTGNSMFPTLSDGDLVIIDPNQNQMRSIDGKVCVFSYHDQTYIKRIRINKNEIRLVSDNIDKKKYSDIVIAAEELEYLECHGLVIESRRKH, encoded by the coding sequence GTGAAAACAAAATTTGGTATTTATTTAGAAACATTAATGTCAAAAAATAGCTATACATTGGAATATATAGCAAAACAAACGGACTCTTCTCTATCTGTAGTAGGACATTATCGTAAAGGAATTAGAATTCCAAAGGATGATTTTGTAGAAAGATTTATTCAAAAATTTATAAAAACAGAAAAAGAAGCTGATAAAATAAGATATATTGTTGCTTATGATAGAACACCAGACCTAATAAAAAAAAAGCTGAATGAGAAAATACTAAGAGATGAAATTCAAGAAATAAAAACAGCAGAAATAATATCTTTACCAATTATGGGAAAAGCAGCAGCAGGACTAGGTCATATAAATTTTGAAGATAATATAAAAATGGAGATTTTAACATCAATTCCAACTGCAAAAGTTCCTAAGGAGGCTTTTATGATAGAGGTAACTGGAAATTCAATGTTTCCAACACTTTCTGATGGAGATTTAGTTATAATTGATCCAAATCAAAATCAAATGAGGTCTATAGATGGAAAAGTATGTGTTTTTAGTTATCATGATCAAACATATATAAAAAGAATTAGAATTAATAAAAATGAGATTAGATTAGTTTCAGATAATATTGATAAAAAAAAATATTCTGATATTGTTATAGCGGCTGAAGAATTAGAATATTTAGAATGTCATGGACTAGTTATAGAAAGTAGAAGAAAACACTAG
- a CDS encoding HlyD family secretion protein, translated as MENKTVTKDTTKNRNEAKKKMGIFLLIIIVIGILYMIYYILFARGYEETENAYIHGNQVAITTQVNGVINEINVEDTQKIEVGKPVINLDTIDYEISLKNAEIKLADAVRNYYILQNSVKLNEDNTSIAKASLELTNKTLKRQTISSDAGITSKENFDTTNFKYINSKNSYQQSLTNLENSKIQAFSSDIYSHPTVAGAIENLKNAYYNLEKTKIFSPISGVIAQKQVELGQQVKAGQTLFTVVDLNKTWVNANFKETQLGDIKPGNSVEITSDLNGKTYKGVVSGISAGSGSAFALIPTQNATGNWIKIVQRVPVRIDFDRDSLEKNGILPIGTSLTVKVNTKENVEIPNQFKEQKSELYKINENNLNMIIEKIIKDNSF; from the coding sequence TTGGAAAATAAAACTGTAACTAAAGATACGACAAAAAATAGAAATGAAGCTAAGAAAAAAATGGGGATATTTCTTTTAATTATTATTGTTATTGGGATTTTATATATGATTTATTATATACTATTTGCAAGAGGTTATGAAGAAACTGAAAATGCTTATATTCATGGAAATCAAGTTGCAATTACAACCCAAGTTAATGGAGTTATTAACGAAATAAATGTTGAAGATACTCAAAAAATTGAAGTTGGTAAACCTGTTATAAACTTAGATACAATTGATTATGAAATCTCTTTAAAAAATGCTGAAATCAAGTTAGCTGATGCCGTTAGAAATTATTATATTTTACAAAATAGCGTTAAGTTAAATGAAGATAATACATCTATTGCTAAAGCAAGTCTTGAATTAACTAATAAAACATTAAAAAGACAAACTATTTCTAGTGATGCTGGAATAACAAGTAAAGAAAATTTCGATACAACAAATTTTAAATATATAAATAGTAAAAACAGTTATCAGCAAAGTTTAACAAATTTAGAAAATAGTAAAATTCAAGCTTTTAGCTCAGATATCTATTCACATCCAACTGTTGCTGGAGCTATTGAAAATTTAAAAAATGCTTATTATAATTTAGAAAAAACTAAAATTTTCTCTCCTATATCTGGAGTGATTGCTCAAAAGCAAGTTGAATTAGGTCAACAAGTTAAGGCTGGACAAACTCTTTTTACTGTAGTTGATTTAAATAAAACTTGGGTCAATGCTAACTTTAAAGAAACTCAATTAGGAGATATTAAACCTGGAAATTCAGTTGAAATAACAAGTGATTTAAATGGAAAAACATATAAGGGTGTAGTTTCTGGAATTTCAGCTGGTTCTGGTAGTGCATTTGCTTTAATTCCTACCCAAAATGCTACTGGAAACTGGATTAAAATTGTTCAAAGAGTTCCTGTTCGTATTGATTTTGATAGAGATAGTTTAGAGAAAAATGGAATTTTACCAATTGGTACTAGCTTAACAGTTAAAGTTAATACAAAAGAAAATGTTGAGATACCTAATCAATTTAAAGAACAAAAATCTGAACTTTATAAAATTAATGAAAATAATTTAAATATGATTATTGAAAAAATTATAAAAGATAATAGTTTCTAA